Proteins encoded in a region of the Vitis riparia cultivar Riparia Gloire de Montpellier isolate 1030 chromosome 7, EGFV_Vit.rip_1.0, whole genome shotgun sequence genome:
- the LOC117919000 gene encoding uncharacterized protein LOC117919000, giving the protein MAEPSSLSSSCFSSQRSETQKGFTDPEMAAAQQLMQLSGDDEDNDCKNKGNPDGEEEELEQNQSEITSAKIEEIFGREEEEEEEKQLRPRKRRYRSLVHIYMTTEPVNVKKVRC; this is encoded by the coding sequence ATGGCGGAACCATCGTCTTTATCATCATCATGTTTTTCTTCACAGAGAAGCGAAACCCAGAAGGGTTTTACGGACCCAGAAATGGCAGCGGCTCAGCAGCTGATGCAACTGAGCGGAGACGACGAAGACAACGACTGCAAGAACAAGGGAAACCCAGATGGAGAAGAGGAAGAGTTGGAGCAAAACCAAAGCGAGATTACTTCTGCTAAGATTGAGGAGATTTttggaagagaagaagaagaagaagaggaaaagcAGTTGCGGCCGAGGAAGCGGAGGTATCGCTCTCtggttcatatatatatgacCACCGAGCCAGTGAATGTGAAGAAGGTGAGGTGTTGA